The Campylobacter sp. MG1 genome contains the following window.
TCAGCTCTTTTAAACATAACAGGATATTTTGCTACTTTATCACTTCCTTCAGGACTTGATAAAAGCACAACATTTAAATTCTCGCCCAATTTATATGATGCAGGGCATACTAAGTTGCCTATATTTTCTATTACACAAAACTCTGAATTACTAATATCAAGATTTTTTAGAGCTAAATCTATCATTTTTGCGTCTAAATGGCAGCTTTGACCTGTGCTTATTTGATATGCTTTAGCACCTGCTTTGATAATCCTATCAGCGTCCTTATTAGTCTCTAAATCCCCTTCAATTACGCATAATTTTAATAAATTATTTTTTATAATATACTCAAGTAGAGTGGTTTTACCACTACCAGGAGAGCTCATAAAATTAAGGCAATATAAATTAGATTTTTTAAAAAACTCTTGATTGATTTTTGCTTGATTTTCGTTTTCAGCCATAATTTTTGCTTTTGCTTCAATGATTACTTTCATTACCTACTCCTTAAATTTTTCACATTTTACTAAGTAAAAGTATTTACAATGGCAACAAAAATCATTTTATAAATAATAGACCAAATTCCAAGTAAAAAATTTAATACTAATATTTAAATTAATTAAAACTTAATTTTTAAAATTAATTTAAATATTTAACTTTTAAATATAAAATTTATCAATTTTTTTTAATTAAAGGATAAAAAATGGATATTCTTATGAATTTACCTAATTCTTTACAATTTGCTATACAACTAGCTATTGTATGTATTTGCCTATTTTATGGCTCAAAAAAAGGTGGAATTACTCTTGGAATGTTAGGTGGCGTTGGGCTTATTGTGATGATTTTTGGCTTTGGTGTAAAACCAGGAAAACCAGCAATTGATGTTATGCTAACTATTTTAGCAGTTGTTGTGGCTAGCGCAACACTTCAAACCAGTGGTGGTCTTGATGTAATGCTTCAAATAGCTGAAAAAATTCTTAGAAAAAATCCAAAATATATTAGTATTTTAGCTCCAATTACGACTTGCACCCTAACAATTCTTTGTGGCACAGGGCATGTTGTTTATACAATTTTACCTATTGTATATGACATAGCCATTAAAAACAATATTAGACCTGAAAGACCGATGGCAGCAAGTAGTGTTTCAGCACAACTTGGAATAATTGCTAGCCCAGTATCAGTGGCTGTAGTAACTCTAACAGCATTTATTATTAATAGTAATCATCACTTAGCAGGATTTGATGGATATTTGGACTTACTTAAAATTACAATACCATCAACTTATTTAGGAGTGCTTTGCGTTGGAATATTTAGCTGGTTTAGGGGTAAAGATTTAGATAAAGATAGTGAATTTCAAGAAAAAATTAAAGATGAAGAATTTAAAAAATATGTTTATGGTGGTGGGTGCAAATCATTAATAGGTGAAAAATTACCTAATAGTGCTTGGTTATCAATGTGGATATTTTTAGGCGCTATTGCCTTAGTTGCTATTTTAGGATATTTTTCAAATCTACGACCTGCATTTAATACAAAAGTTGATTCAGCAAGTATTTTAATCGTAGATAATAATGCTAAAACAATGAAAGAAATACCTATTAAGAATTCAAATCTCATAATTACTTATAATGAATTAAATAAAACTATTAAAGATGGTAAAGTAAAAAGCACGAAAGAAAATATAAAAGCAATTAGCATTGATAATAATCTACAAATAACACAAGAAAATAACTATGTAATTATTAATAATGAAAAATTTGAAAATGCAAAAATTATTTTTAGCGATAAAAAAGAACAAGCAAAACCTTTAGGAATGGTTGAAGTAATTCAAATTTTTATGCTTTTGGCAGGTTCATTAATAATAATCTTTACAAAAACTAATGCAAATAATATTTCAAAAAGTGAGATATTTAAATCTGGAATGGTTGCTCTTGTGGCTGTATTTGGAATCTCTTGGATGGCTGATAGTATGGTTGCAACACATACTCAAATGATAAAAGATAGCTTAGGAAATATATTAAGCGAATATCCTTGGACTTACGCAATAGTTTTAATAATAATTTCTAAATTAGTAAATTCTCAAGCAGCCGCACTTGTAGCGTTTGTGCCACTAGCTTTAAATATAGGAGTTAATCCAGCAATTATTTTAGCATTCGCACCAGCTTGTTATGGCTATTTTATTTTGCCAACATATCCAAGTGATTTAGCAGCTATTCAATTTGATAGAAGTGGAACAACTCGTATAGGAAGATTTGTAATAAATCATAGTTTTATTATTCCTGGTTTTATAGGTGTTATTACTTCAAGTATTTTTGGATATTTTCTTGCGAGTTTTTATGGTTATTTATAAATTTTGCCCTATTTTAGGGCAAAATTAAGATTTTAATTTTGCCAATATTTAACTAGAATTTAAAATATTATTTTCCAATAAAACTATAATTTAAAACCTAGAAACTATAATCTCAATTATCTTATCATCTTCTAATTCAAGCCTAATGCTAACACTTTTGCCCAAAAGTATTTTAGTAAAATAAAAATATTCATTTTTCATTTTAAATTCTAACTGGCTTAAAGTCTTTTGTATCTCATCATAGCTTTTGCCTTTTATATCATTATTTATATCATCTAATACACTTTTATCAAGCACAAGGCAAACTCTTTCAAGGTTACTACACTTTAGGTCTGATTTTAAAATCCTTGTTATGAGCTCATTGGGTTGTTTTAAAAAATCATCATAATACCACCAAGCACAAAGCATAGCCAAAGTTAAAGCTAAGTATTTTTTAAAATAAACATTATAGTTTTTTCTAGCAGTATATAAATATACAAAGCCAAATATCGCAAATAGCACGAGATTTTTAAGAGTATCAATGCTCTTATAAACGCTTTTATCATAAAGACAAAAATTATAAATAATCTTAGCAAGACAAACACACAATATAAAAAGCGAAATATGTCTTAAAAGCAAATAAAACTTATCTTGCAAGATTATCTTACTATCCAAATCATCTTGAGATAGTAAAAGATAAATCCTAGAAAAAAGAAAAGCAAATATAAAGCAAGGAATATAACTAAAATCTCCTATATAAAATGGTATAAAAAACAAAAACCAAGCTAGATAAAAAAGCGTATTTTTAAAAACCATATTAGCTTTTGCTAAAAAACCTTTTAAATCCATTTTGTTATCCTTATACCATACCTCATTTTGCATCAAAGCTTAAACACCTAGCTTTTTTAAAAGTTCACTTGATTTTGCTAAGTTATTATTAATCATTTTTATTTTCTAACCAAAAAATCTCAGTTTTTGCTATTTTATATCCTTCATTTTCTATCATTAATTTATAAAATTCTAGCTGTTTTTGATAGGCATTTTCTTTTTCTTGGGATTTTTTGCCTGTTTTAAAATCTACTATTACATAAGCACCACAATCGTTATCG
Protein-coding sequences here:
- the hypB gene encoding hydrogenase nickel incorporation protein HypB codes for the protein MKVIIEAKAKIMAENENQAKINQEFFKKSNLYCLNFMSSPGSGKTTLLEYIIKNNLLKLCVIEGDLETNKDADRIIKAGAKAYQISTGQSCHLDAKMIDLALKNLDISNSEFCVIENIGNLVCPASYKLGENLNVVLLSSPEGSDKVAKYPVMFKRADVIVLTKMDIAKYFDFSLETITQEAKKLNPNVKIFCVSSTTGEGIAELCEYFKSLRS
- a CDS encoding anaerobic C4-dicarboxylate transporter — translated: MDILMNLPNSLQFAIQLAIVCICLFYGSKKGGITLGMLGGVGLIVMIFGFGVKPGKPAIDVMLTILAVVVASATLQTSGGLDVMLQIAEKILRKNPKYISILAPITTCTLTILCGTGHVVYTILPIVYDIAIKNNIRPERPMAASSVSAQLGIIASPVSVAVVTLTAFIINSNHHLAGFDGYLDLLKITIPSTYLGVLCVGIFSWFRGKDLDKDSEFQEKIKDEEFKKYVYGGGCKSLIGEKLPNSAWLSMWIFLGAIALVAILGYFSNLRPAFNTKVDSASILIVDNNAKTMKEIPIKNSNLIITYNELNKTIKDGKVKSTKENIKAISIDNNLQITQENNYVIINNEKFENAKIIFSDKKEQAKPLGMVEVIQIFMLLAGSLIIIFTKTNANNISKSEIFKSGMVALVAVFGISWMADSMVATHTQMIKDSLGNILSEYPWTYAIVLIIISKLVNSQAAALVAFVPLALNIGVNPAIILAFAPACYGYFILPTYPSDLAAIQFDRSGTTRIGRFVINHSFIIPGFIGVITSSIFGYFLASFYGYL